The following DNA comes from Henckelia pumila isolate YLH828 unplaced genomic scaffold, ASM3356847v2 CTG_461:::fragment_3, whole genome shotgun sequence.
ATGACCAACGAATCGGACAACTCAAAGATCTAAGCAAATGGgtccaaattaaaataaatatatatatttgagtgcgtcccataaaataaaataattgtttttGCGAATCAAAGATGTGTTTGCATTtcctttgtttttttgttttagaaCGAGCGTGGGGAAATTTTGTTTCATAGAACCCATCATCTCAGCTCACCCACAAGGGCGAGAGGCCTATGCCACTTACTAAGGCCGGTGGCACATGCGTTTGCACTTCTAAGAAAGGATGTTTTGGTTTTTAGCAAAGGATATAATATATTAGTTTTATTTGGCGGACTGCGGCAAGTTCCCTCGTGATCTATCACAACCCAACACGTCTATTTGACGGGACGATAGAAGAAACGACATACTCAACCTATTTTGACATTTCTATTTTATAACAGGTCTCgagcatcatatatatatatatatatataggtataggtatatgtatatatatatatatgacctttttttgcttttaaaaaaaaaaattaaaagtggAAATGTTTACAACACGAAATCTCTTTCTAAGAAAGAGAGGCTGATATTACTTAGGCCAACAGACCCGTGGCAGAAGACTTTTCTTCTTAATGCTGTCTCATTGTGAGACATGGGAGACATCTAACAGTAATAGGGTACAAGATAAACAGACATTTGGTGAGAAAGTTTTCCCACTCTTGCGTAATTTTTCATGAATTTATTAAgtgggtaaaaaaaaaaaaaaaaaagcatttgAGTTGCATAGTAAAATTATCTACtcaaaaaatttaccaaacatACATTTTTACGACCCAAAACATTTCTTAAAATGTTTCCTATTATTTCAAATCTTTAAACAAAATGCTTATCAATTCAAAGCATTATGAAGAAATGCAATGCAACCTTCTTCAGAAACTGGTCTCAATTCTTGCTTCATAAAAGATGATGAATTCAAGAAAGTGATGAAGAAGGCAAAGGAAAGAAGATAAAGCATTGCATACAAAAAGACTACTGTTTCAATCCCCTTGTTAGTCCCGAGAGGGGGCTAAAGAGGCGTCGGGGCGATGATCAtttgataataaatatttttttaatactgTTACCGAGGgtaaaattttatgtattttttttatacattTCATGTGGCTACTACATGAAAAGTAGAACAATTCGATTCAAAGATTAATCCATATATCTTGGCTGGAAGAAAGAAATCAATAAAAGAGAAGTGATCTGGATTGGACATTTTCAATGTACTAATGCGACCACATTCAAAAGTTTTTTCGACTTAACAGCCACGCGAATTGATCGACAGCTACCATGGCTCGAGAAGCTGATCCAGTCGAGCCCTCGTATCTGCAAAAATCCAATCAAGCCAGACCAGTTGATATTACCACCAATCAATTTGAGGTAATCATTTTCCCTTCCCCAAATTACATCAGATATTACcaacataatttttttcttacCAACCAAATAGTAAATATATTTTCTCACATGCTCACATCTATAGCACACACATTTTTCTTAGCTGAATTTTTCAtcaattcataaaaattatataatattctgttttttttaatatctaTATAACTTTATACATGATGTGTGACCATTATCAATGTAATTCTTGGCACGATTTGATATTTGAATAAAATTTCTCGTTTCCCAAAACACCAAACATGTATTACAGAAAATGAATAAAAACAAGGCCAATTTGAAGAATTCTTACAGTCCAACAACGAGAAACGCTGATGTCTGCATCACGATAGCACCTTCACCAGCCTGGTTTGAGCTATTCAAACACCTTGCACAGAACCAGTTCTCATGAATCGAGGTGACTAGGTCTGCAAGAAATTTAATCCAACACATTCTCATGAGTCTGAAAATAACAGTTTCCGGGTGTTGCCGTTGGAATTTCTATCGACTATACACATAGCCCATTCAAAGTATGGACATGTTGAGTTTACCAAGTTCTAACTAAGAACACTGTTTTCAATGTACTTAAAAGAATACCAAAGCTAGGAAGTAATGTTATAGGGAAAATAACATGACGTATATGATTTCAGTGGAATGGACACTAACAAATTGATGAGATAAAGATAACAAAAAATGATTTGGCAAACTCACATTGGTTTGTCCCAACAAAGAATAACTCAGTCTGGAGTTtgtttttcttaacaaaaccaACAAGCTCACTTAGTTCGATAGGATCTGCTTTCATGCCCTCTTGCTCTGCACTAAAAGAACTCAAATCAAGCCTCAAAGCATGTGTTTGCGGCCTAGTGAATACAACGAAACAAATAATAAGAGTAGAATAACTTATGACATGTTCAAACAAACATAACAAAGTCAGAACATGAGTAAATAACGAGGGAAGAATAATGTGATTGTATTATTCAGGCAAACAAAAAATCTTCAATTGCTTGCCCCCGACTCGACAGTCGCAACAGTATCCATCACCGGATTATAACTTAGTTAAAGTTGTAGGGACTCGGGACGATCTTTTTTGCATAGACAGAATGCGCCATGGAAATCATTATTGGAGTTCATCAGGAGAATACGCAAATGACCACAAATTCAAGAAACCTTTTGAGTCATCATACTATTTTATCAACAAATAATGAAACTTAAGAT
Coding sequences within:
- the LOC140872227 gene encoding uncharacterized protein isoform X1 codes for the protein MKHAWELLDEMTLCYLPRAGILSFSGKDLSFSFSCLQLLKMNVDWSFVHKIWEKWAANNVGSLGPPLKAALLLNYDATGPSRLLSIMPQTHALRLDLSSFSAEQEGMKADPIELSELVGFVKKNKLQTELFFVGTNQYLVTSIHENWFCARCLNSSNQAGEGAIVMQTSAFLVVGLYEGSTGSASRAMVAVDQFAWLLSRKNF
- the LOC140872227 gene encoding uncharacterized protein isoform X3, with the translated sequence MNVDWSFVHKIWEKWAANNVGSLGPPLKAALLLNYDATGPSRLLSIMPQTHALRLDLSSFSAEQEGMKADPIELSELVGFVKKNKLQTELFFVGTNQYLVTSIHENWFCARCLNSSNQAGEGAIVMQTSAFLVVGLYEGSTGSASRAMVAVDQFAWLLSRKNF
- the LOC140872227 gene encoding uncharacterized protein isoform X2, with the protein product MKHAWELLDEMTLCYLPRAGILSFSGKDLSFSFSCLQLLKMNVDWSFVHKIWEKWAANNVGSLGPPLKAALLLNYDATGPSRLLSIIAEQEGMKADPIELSELVGFVKKNKLQTELFFVGTNQYLVTSIHENWFCARCLNSSNQAGEGAIVMQTSAFLVVGLYEGSTGSASRAMVAVDQFAWLLSRKNF